In the Staphylococcus condimenti genome, one interval contains:
- a CDS encoding fructosamine kinase family protein yields MDKLWQQNLPISGIKDIVPISGGDVNDAYRIDTEDDQYFLLVQPNSSYDFYSAEAEGLNDFEYADVTAPRVVSKGEISGDAYMILTWLDEGTTGSQEALGKLVAKLHDFHNPDKKFGFDYSDNGPDIAFDNSWTDSWKEIFVHRRLDHLREKIVEKNLWDVDQLNKFDDVREVIVEALDNHKSKPSLLHGDLWGGNYMFLKNGDPALFDPMPLYGDREFDLGATRVFGGFSPEFYEAYDKAYPLADGAERRIEFYKLYLLLVHLVKFGSMYESSVETSMDKILADAKQK; encoded by the coding sequence ATGGATAAATTATGGCAACAAAATCTACCTATCTCCGGTATTAAAGATATTGTTCCGATTTCAGGCGGGGATGTAAATGATGCGTATCGTATAGATACAGAAGATGATCAATATTTCCTATTAGTACAACCTAACAGCTCGTATGATTTTTATTCAGCCGAAGCAGAAGGCTTGAATGATTTCGAATATGCAGATGTCACTGCACCGCGTGTTGTATCTAAAGGAGAAATTTCAGGCGATGCTTATATGATTCTAACTTGGCTTGATGAAGGCACAACGGGCAGTCAGGAAGCACTCGGCAAGTTAGTGGCCAAATTGCATGATTTTCATAATCCAGATAAAAAATTCGGCTTTGATTATTCGGATAATGGGCCAGACATTGCTTTTGATAATAGTTGGACAGATTCTTGGAAAGAAATCTTTGTGCATCGCCGTTTAGATCACTTACGTGAAAAAATCGTAGAAAAGAATTTATGGGATGTAGACCAATTGAATAAATTCGACGATGTGCGTGAAGTAATTGTTGAAGCATTGGATAATCATAAAAGTAAACCATCGCTCTTGCATGGTGATTTATGGGGCGGCAACTATATGTTCTTAAAAAATGGAGACCCTGCGTTGTTTGACCCAATGCCGTTATATGGAGACCGTGAATTTGATTTAGGTGCAACACGTGTCTTCGGAGGTTTTTCTCCAGAATTTTATGAAGCATATGATAAAGCATATCCATTAGCAGATGGGGCAGAACGTCGTATTGAATTCTATAAATTGTATTTGTTGCTGGTACATTTAGTGAAGTTTGGTTCAATGTATGAAAGTAGTGTTGAAACTTCAATGGATAAAATATTAGCAGATGCAAAACAAAAATAA
- a CDS encoding phosphate--AMP phosphotransferase, with product MSTKIKDLELEASRLTRETHKLGIPVMIVFEGVPAAGKTRLSNELLLTLDAKYSSFIATASPTQENLRYQFLQKYWNTLPAKGGINIYFRSWYAHYIDYKVNGIKHLQYKDYHVLRDQIDGFESMLENDHYEIIKFYIEIDEKKRQDHIRQTKENPLTRWKAQEYENVIPDDIYLEEMHKILNDPKQKDWKVIDYTEREQATIHMYEHIIKRLNKAIKAHHERTDKRDGLFSKNYQTDLFENHLTKVKKSEYNDQIEKLQQRMLEIQFALYERKIPLILVFEGMDAAGKGGNIKRIREKLDPTGYEVNAISAPTDVELAHQYLWRFARDMPRTGHIEMFDRSWYGRVLVERVEGFATIDEWQRAYGEINDFEKMWTDEGAIIIKFFLSLDKDIQLERFKAREDNPDKQWKITDEDWRNRDKWDLYLEASADMIQKTNTSHAPWYIVPADHKKSARIAVLKRIIKTCETALWGVNHD from the coding sequence ATGTCAACTAAGATAAAAGACTTAGAGTTAGAAGCATCACGATTAACAAGAGAAACACATAAATTAGGGATTCCAGTTATGATAGTATTCGAAGGCGTGCCTGCTGCTGGCAAGACACGATTGTCTAATGAACTCTTATTAACGTTAGATGCAAAGTATTCTAGCTTTATTGCTACAGCGTCACCAACACAAGAGAACCTGCGTTATCAGTTCTTGCAAAAGTATTGGAATACATTACCTGCAAAAGGCGGTATCAATATTTACTTCCGCAGCTGGTATGCACATTATATCGATTACAAAGTCAATGGTATTAAACACTTGCAGTATAAGGATTATCATGTCTTGCGTGATCAAATTGATGGTTTTGAAAGTATGCTTGAAAATGATCATTATGAAATCATTAAATTCTATATTGAAATTGATGAAAAGAAACGCCAAGATCATATTCGTCAAACGAAAGAAAATCCACTAACACGTTGGAAAGCGCAAGAGTATGAAAATGTAATACCTGATGACATCTATTTAGAAGAAATGCATAAAATATTAAATGATCCGAAGCAGAAAGATTGGAAAGTCATTGACTACACAGAACGTGAACAAGCAACAATTCATATGTATGAACATATTATTAAACGCTTAAATAAAGCGATTAAAGCACATCATGAACGTACAGATAAGCGTGATGGTTTATTTTCTAAGAATTACCAAACAGATTTATTTGAGAACCATTTAACTAAAGTGAAAAAAAGTGAATATAATGACCAAATTGAAAAATTACAGCAGCGTATGTTAGAAATTCAATTTGCATTATATGAAAGAAAAATCCCGTTAATTCTTGTCTTTGAAGGTATGGATGCTGCGGGTAAAGGCGGTAACATCAAACGTATTCGTGAAAAATTAGATCCGACGGGTTATGAAGTAAATGCAATCAGTGCACCTACAGATGTGGAGTTAGCGCATCAATATTTATGGCGGTTTGCGCGTGATATGCCGAGAACGGGTCATATTGAAATGTTTGACCGCAGTTGGTATGGCCGAGTTTTAGTTGAACGTGTTGAAGGTTTTGCAACAATAGATGAATGGCAGCGTGCATATGGTGAAATCAATGATTTCGAAAAAATGTGGACAGATGAAGGTGCCATTATTATAAAATTCTTCTTAAGCTTGGATAAAGATATTCAACTTGAACGTTTTAAAGCTAGAGAAGATAATCCAGATAAGCAATGGAAGATTACAGATGAGGATTGGCGTAACCGCGATAAATGGGATTTATATTTAGAAGCGAGTGCTGATATGATACAAAAAACAAATACGTCTCATGCGCCTTGGTATATCGTACCGGCTGATCACAAGAAATCAGCACGAATTGCGGTGTTGAAGCGAATTATTAAAACATGTGAAACTGCCCTGTGGGGTGTTAATCACGATTAA
- a CDS encoding cation diffusion facilitator family transporter: MVRNYSRNYYFHHVEHRKVQQSSKRTLWASLIITLIFTIVEFVGGLVSNSLALLSDSFHMLSDVLALGLSMLAIYFASKAPTNRFTYGYLRLEVIAAFLNGLALVVISLWIFYEAIMRIIYPKPIEDGIMLVVAVIGLIVNIVLTWLLYNSLKSEDNINIQSALWHFFGDLLNSVGVIVAVVLIKLTGIQLIDPILSIVISAILLNGGYKILKNAWLILMASVPEELDVDQIIADMKQADQVIDVHEFHLWSVTSDQYSLSAHVVLDSKSSQDAYQIINQLEHLLKSKYGLHHTTLQIEHLDLNHLDEIYFEQFEQ; the protein is encoded by the coding sequence ATGGTAAGAAATTATTCACGGAATTATTATTTTCATCATGTTGAACACCGTAAAGTTCAGCAGAGTTCGAAGCGGACATTGTGGGCATCTTTAATTATTACATTGATATTTACCATTGTAGAATTCGTCGGCGGTCTAGTTTCGAATTCTTTAGCATTACTGTCTGACTCATTCCATATGTTGAGTGATGTCTTAGCACTAGGATTATCGATGTTAGCCATTTATTTTGCTAGTAAAGCTCCTACCAATCGCTTTACATACGGTTATCTTCGTTTAGAAGTCATCGCCGCATTTTTAAATGGACTTGCTTTAGTTGTTATTTCATTGTGGATTTTTTATGAAGCAATTATGCGTATAATTTACCCGAAACCAATTGAAGACGGTATTATGCTTGTTGTTGCGGTTATTGGTTTAATTGTCAATATTGTATTAACATGGCTGCTTTATAATTCATTGAAATCAGAAGACAATATCAATATTCAAAGTGCATTATGGCATTTTTTCGGAGACTTATTAAACTCAGTCGGAGTTATCGTAGCAGTTGTTTTGATTAAACTTACAGGAATCCAACTGATTGACCCGATATTAAGTATTGTGATTTCAGCAATTTTATTGAATGGCGGTTATAAAATTTTAAAAAATGCTTGGCTGATTCTAATGGCTTCTGTACCTGAAGAGCTTGATGTCGATCAAATTATTGCTGATATGAAACAAGCTGACCAAGTAATCGATGTTCATGAATTCCATCTTTGGAGTGTAACTTCTGACCAATATTCTTTATCTGCGCATGTTGTTTTAGATAGCAAGAGCAGTCAAGATGCTTACCAAATCATCAATCAACTTGAGCATTTGTTAAAAAGCAAGTATGGTCTCCATCATACAACACTGCAAATAGAACATTTAGATTTAAATCATTTAGATGAAATTTATTTTGAACAATTTGAGCAATAA
- a CDS encoding FMN-dependent NADH-azoreductase: MSQVIYITAHPLDEMVSNSMAVGKAFIESYQESHPDDEVIHIDLFKDEVPEIDADVFSGWGKLQNGETLTEVEQHKVSRLTEIVDQFVAADKYVIATPMWNLSFPPAVKRYFDAVSVAGKSFKYTSEGPQGLLTDKTALHIQSRGGFYSEGPTAEMEMGDRYIRTILNFLGVPKYKLIAVEGHNKVPEKAEEIKLNAIQQAESFAKEF, from the coding sequence ATGTCACAAGTTATTTATATTACTGCACACCCACTTGACGAAATGGTTTCTAATTCAATGGCAGTCGGCAAAGCATTTATAGAAAGTTATCAAGAATCTCACCCGGATGACGAAGTGATTCATATTGATTTATTCAAAGATGAAGTACCTGAAATTGATGCCGATGTATTCTCTGGATGGGGCAAGTTGCAAAATGGTGAAACTTTAACTGAAGTTGAACAACATAAAGTAAGTCGTTTAACAGAAATCGTTGATCAATTTGTAGCTGCTGATAAATATGTTATTGCTACACCAATGTGGAACTTATCATTCCCGCCTGCAGTGAAACGTTATTTCGATGCTGTTTCAGTTGCTGGTAAATCATTCAAATACACTTCTGAAGGACCACAAGGTTTGCTTACTGATAAAACTGCATTGCATATTCAATCACGCGGCGGTTTTTATAGCGAAGGTCCTACGGCTGAAATGGAAATGGGAGACCGTTATATCCGTACTATCCTCAATTTCTTGGGTGTTCCTAAATATAAATTAATCGCAGTTGAAGGTCATAATAAAGTACCTGAAAAAGCTGAAGAAATTAAATTAAATGCGATTCAACAAGCTGAATCTTTTGCTAAAGAATTTTAA
- the srtA gene encoding class A sortase SrtA: MKKWRSRLFTIIGVLLILVGIYFVFKPQIDHFITGKQNEEKIEQYDKKQADNKEKHKKAPQVPKDKSQLVGYIDIPSVHIKEPVYPGAATPEQLNRGVSLAEDDESLDQQNISIAGHTNTSGDYQFTNLHKVKKGAKVTFKVGDETRKYKMTSIKDVNPDEVSVLDEHKNKKDQLTLITCDDYNPQTNVWEKRTIFVAERVA; the protein is encoded by the coding sequence ATGAAGAAATGGCGATCTCGTTTATTTACGATTATAGGAGTTTTACTTATCTTAGTAGGTATCTATTTCGTATTTAAACCTCAAATAGATCATTTTATTACAGGTAAACAAAATGAAGAGAAAATAGAACAATATGATAAAAAGCAAGCAGATAATAAAGAAAAACATAAAAAAGCGCCGCAAGTTCCAAAAGACAAATCACAGTTAGTAGGGTACATAGACATTCCTAGTGTGCATATTAAAGAACCGGTTTACCCGGGAGCTGCAACACCAGAACAACTTAATCGCGGAGTAAGTTTAGCAGAAGACGATGAATCATTAGACCAGCAAAACATATCAATAGCGGGTCATACAAATACATCTGGCGATTATCAATTTACAAACCTTCATAAAGTGAAAAAGGGTGCTAAAGTCACATTTAAAGTTGGAGATGAAACGCGTAAGTATAAAATGACTTCTATTAAAGATGTGAATCCAGATGAGGTCAGTGTTTTAGATGAACATAAAAATAAAAAAGATCAACTGACTTTGATTACTTGTGATGATTATAATCCTCAAACAAATGTATGGGAAAAAAGAACAATTTTTGTTGCTGAAAGAGTAGCATAA
- the bioB gene encoding biotin synthase BioB: MDIAHKIINGYALTKEEAFDLYTDETIDTFTLLDEAYAVRKHYYGKKVKLNMILNAKSGICPEDCGYCGQSRDMKRKDRYALIPENDIIAGADAAADNQIGTYCIVMSGRGPSDKEVDHITESVRQIKENHPQLKICACLGLANEDQASRLKEAGVDRYNHNLNTSENYHDTVVTTHTYEDRVKTVEIMKENNISPCSGVICGMGETAHDRIDMAFALKELDADSIPINFLHPIQGTKFGDMDELTPMKCLRIIAIFRLVNPTKEIRIAGGREVNLQSLQPFALLAANSIFVGDYLITGGQPNTMDYRMIQDLGFEIDCSNLPEDTAEKITETLEA; this comes from the coding sequence ATGGATATAGCACACAAAATTATTAACGGCTACGCATTAACAAAAGAAGAAGCTTTTGATTTGTACACAGATGAAACGATTGATACTTTCACGTTATTAGATGAAGCATACGCTGTACGTAAACATTATTATGGAAAGAAAGTAAAATTAAATATGATTTTGAATGCGAAAAGCGGGATTTGTCCAGAGGATTGTGGGTACTGTGGTCAATCTAGAGATATGAAGCGCAAAGATCGTTACGCTTTAATTCCAGAAAATGATATTATCGCAGGTGCAGATGCTGCGGCTGATAATCAAATCGGTACATACTGTATTGTGATGAGCGGAAGAGGACCAAGCGATAAAGAAGTCGATCATATTACGGAGTCAGTTCGTCAAATTAAAGAAAACCATCCTCAATTAAAAATTTGTGCATGTTTAGGTTTAGCTAATGAAGACCAAGCTTCTCGTTTAAAAGAAGCAGGTGTAGATCGATATAACCATAACTTGAATACAAGTGAAAATTATCATGACACTGTCGTAACAACACATACATATGAAGACCGTGTCAAAACAGTAGAAATCATGAAAGAAAATAACATTTCACCATGTTCAGGTGTCATTTGCGGTATGGGTGAAACTGCACATGATAGAATCGATATGGCATTTGCATTAAAAGAATTAGATGCAGATAGTATTCCAATTAACTTCTTACATCCTATTCAAGGTACTAAATTTGGTGATATGGATGAATTAACACCAATGAAATGTTTGCGCATTATTGCCATTTTCCGTTTAGTTAACCCAACAAAAGAAATTCGTATCGCAGGCGGACGTGAAGTCAATTTACAATCACTTCAACCATTTGCATTATTAGCTGCAAATTCAATCTTTGTCGGAGATTATTTAATCACAGGCGGCCAACCTAATACAATGGATTATCGTATGATACAAGATTTAGGATTTGAAATTGATTGCAGCAATTTACCTGAAGATACTGCAGAAAAAATCACTGAGACTTTAGAAGCCTAA
- a CDS encoding Wzz/FepE/Etk N-terminal domain-containing protein, with protein METRLDYKQVLATIKKNLWLLIALPLIAAILVFAATHFLIKPKYESSTQIIVNQKEKDDQMMAQQLQSDLQLVNTYSEIIKSPRIMDEVSEGLKNKYSGSQLSSMTNVESTAQSQILKIKVVTHNEKDSKIIANEVADTFKKEIDNIMKVDNVSVLSKAENGVKIYPKPVTNTLLGALIGLVIAIFIAVLRELFDKRIKNEEDVERVLDLPVLGAINKF; from the coding sequence ATGGAAACACGGCTTGATTATAAACAAGTATTAGCTACCATCAAAAAGAATTTATGGTTATTAATCGCTTTACCCTTAATAGCAGCAATATTAGTTTTTGCAGCTACTCATTTTTTGATTAAACCTAAGTATGAATCTTCAACGCAAATTATAGTTAATCAAAAAGAAAAAGATGACCAAATGATGGCTCAACAACTTCAATCTGACTTACAACTGGTGAATACATATTCGGAAATTATTAAGAGTCCGAGAATTATGGATGAAGTATCAGAAGGTTTAAAGAATAAATATTCAGGAAGTCAGCTTTCAAGTATGACTAATGTTGAAAGTACAGCACAATCTCAAATATTGAAAATAAAGGTAGTTACTCATAATGAGAAGGATTCAAAAATTATTGCGAATGAAGTAGCAGATACCTTTAAAAAAGAAATCGATAACATTATGAAAGTTGATAATGTATCTGTATTGTCGAAAGCAGAAAACGGAGTGAAAATATATCCGAAGCCCGTTACAAACACATTACTTGGTGCACTTATCGGATTAGTAATAGCAATTTTCATTGCTGTATTAAGAGAATTGTTTGATAAACGAATTAAAAATGAAGAGGACGTTGAAAGAGTTCTTGACTTACCAGTATTAGGAGCAATTAATAAATTCTAA
- a CDS encoding polysaccharide biosynthesis tyrosine autokinase, whose protein sequence is MKQKDNQKHQLITLHEPKSVISEKFRGIRSNLLFSSADETIKGIVVTAEKPSAGKSTIASNLAITYAQAGYKTLIIDGDMRKPTLHYIFNKMNNHGLSSTIINNIKLEDSIEETEIENLDILTSGPIPPNPSELIGSSNFNEIISTLKDRYNFIVLDTPPVNTVTDAQIYSKYITHSILVIDAEKNNRTEITKAKSLLDRVDSKILGVVLNRTPKDKSSSYYAYYGSEDK, encoded by the coding sequence ATGAAACAAAAAGACAATCAAAAGCATCAACTTATCACTTTGCATGAACCTAAATCTGTTATAAGTGAAAAATTTCGAGGCATCAGATCGAATCTTTTATTTTCTTCAGCTGATGAAACGATAAAAGGAATAGTTGTTACAGCAGAAAAACCGTCAGCTGGGAAATCTACAATCGCATCTAATTTAGCTATCACTTATGCTCAAGCTGGATATAAAACTTTGATTATTGATGGAGATATGAGAAAACCTACATTACATTATATATTTAATAAAATGAACAATCATGGGTTATCATCAACTATTATTAATAATATAAAGTTAGAGGATTCAATAGAAGAAACAGAGATAGAAAACTTAGATATTTTGACGTCTGGACCAATTCCGCCTAACCCATCGGAATTAATTGGTTCATCTAATTTCAATGAAATTATCTCGACACTAAAGGACCGTTATAATTTTATTGTTTTAGATACACCGCCAGTTAATACAGTAACGGATGCACAGATATACTCAAAATATATTACGCATTCAATTTTAGTAATAGATGCTGAAAAGAACAACAGAACTGAAATTACTAAAGCTAAATCTCTTTTAGATAGAGTAGATTCAAAAATATTGGGTGTTGTTTTAAATAGGACTCCAAAAGATAAGTCATCTAGTTATTATGCTTATTATGGAAGTGAAGATAAGTGA
- a CDS encoding tyrosine-protein phosphatase gives MIDIHNHIIPGVDDGPKIDIETIMLLKQAKKEGVTGIIATPHHLHTRYSNDFDEVIKSIEELNQHEEIKALDVNIYPGQEIRITDQIITGIEVGTIKGLNHSKYLLIEFPSNEVPHYTKQLFFEIQSKGFIPVIAHPERNKAIIQDVEILYDLINAGALSQITSTSLTGVLGKKLQSFSIQLLENNLTHFISSDAHNTEERPFIMQSLFNNKKLNRVEDEMNQCIFNAEKLIADQNVVKNVPSMPKKNKFWLFR, from the coding sequence GTGATTGATATTCATAATCATATAATTCCTGGTGTTGATGATGGACCTAAAATCGATATAGAAACAATTATGCTGCTTAAACAAGCTAAAAAAGAAGGTGTGACAGGTATTATTGCAACACCGCATCATTTGCATACAAGATATTCAAATGATTTTGATGAAGTCATCAAAAGTATTGAGGAACTTAATCAACATGAAGAGATAAAAGCGCTAGATGTTAATATTTATCCAGGACAAGAAATAAGAATAACAGACCAGATTATCACGGGGATTGAAGTGGGGACGATTAAGGGGTTGAACCACTCTAAATATCTGCTCATCGAATTCCCTTCTAATGAAGTTCCTCATTATACAAAGCAATTATTTTTTGAGATCCAAAGTAAAGGTTTTATTCCGGTTATTGCACATCCTGAACGTAATAAAGCGATTATTCAAGATGTGGAAATACTTTATGATTTAATTAATGCAGGTGCATTAAGCCAGATCACATCTACATCATTGACAGGTGTGTTAGGGAAAAAATTACAAAGCTTTTCTATACAGTTGCTGGAAAATAATTTAACACATTTTATTTCTTCTGATGCACATAATACTGAAGAAAGACCCTTTATAATGCAATCGCTTTTTAATAATAAGAAATTAAATCGTGTTGAAGACGAAATGAATCAATGCATTTTTAATGCAGAAAAATTAATTGCTGATCAAAATGTTGTAAAAAATGTACCGAGCATGCCGAAAAAGAATAAATTTTGGCTATTTAGATAA